A genomic region of Anopheles coustani chromosome 3, idAnoCousDA_361_x.2, whole genome shotgun sequence contains the following coding sequences:
- the LOC131272319 gene encoding calpain-A-like, translating into MPVLTRSNRPEELFKGSNGTTIKPTLHQSRTRFLPVEFDRNGKLYAKPDPDRPAHIQDYYKLRTECLRNRTLFEDPEFLADDSSLYIPDDLSSPSPYKWLRPHEISPEAVFVSDGFSRFDIQQGELGDCWLLAAAANLTIFPVLFNRVVPEDNDAIKGGRKGVDYAGIFHFRFWRFGQWYDVVVDDRLPTYRGKLVYIKSSTQNEFWSALLEKAYAKLFGSYQALIGGSASEAMEDFTGGLTEAYDMKEVPKNLFEMIGKGCQSYAMFSCSIPAPPREMEITTAQGLVKGHAYSITKAQAVDIETPRVKGKIQLLRLRNPWGNHNEWNGAWSDKSAEWRYISEESKTALGLTFEVDGEFWMSYPDFLKYFERVEMCHLSPDCPIAQQQGRFAWKQSSFEGEWVRGSTAGGCRNFPDTFWHNPQYIVNLEDPDEDDDEQQCTMIVSLIQKNRRSKRNKGIECLTIGFAVYRVELTDLKQKPLPKSFFINQLSAAKSTFINMREVTCRFRFNPGMYVIVPSTYDPNEEGEFMIRVFSETASNMKENDSTIGVGDLESSVTDAQRMTMERLFVEVAGEDGEVDWMELKLVLDRCFREDLTNSGFSKDACRSMVAMLDDDGSGKLGLIEFQKLLTDIARWKAVFKQYDTNQSGHLNPFELRSALQSAGYTLNNHIVNMLMHRYGSKEAEIWFDDFITCAVKIRTMFDIFRARDVFKRNEAKFTLEEWIVKTIYS; encoded by the exons ATGCCCGTTCTAACGCGCAGCAATCGGCCGGAGGAGCTGTTCAAAGGTTCGAATGGAACGACGATCAAACCGACGCTCCACCAATCGCGAACCCGTTTCCTTCCGGTGGAGTTTGATCGCAATGGT AAGCTGTACGCAAAACCGGATCCAGACCGACCCGCGCACATTCAGGACTACTATAAGCTACGTACGGAATGCCTTCGCAACAGGACGCTTTTCGAGGATCCCGAGTTCCTCGCTGACGACTCTTCGCTCTATATCCCGGACGATTTGAGCTCACCGTCCCCTTACAAGTGGCTACGTCCACATGAAATCAGCCCCGAGGCGGTATTCGTCTCCGATGGATTCTCGCGCTTCGACATCCAACAAGGAGAACTTGGGGACTGCTGGTTGCTGGCGGCCGCCGCCAATCTGACGATTTTCCCGGTGCTCTTCAACCGAGTCGTGCCGGAGGATAATGATGCGATTAAGGGTGGCCGAAAAGGCGTGGACTATGCGGGCATCTTCCATTTTCGCTTCTGGCGTTTCGGCCAGTGGTACGATGTGGTAGTCGACGATCGGCTACCGACGTATCGCGGCAAGCTGGTCTATATCAAGTCATCCACGCAGAACGAATTCTGGAGCGCCCTGCTGGAGAAGGCGTACGCAAAGCTGTTTGGTTCATATCAAGCACTGATCGGGGGCTCGGCCAGTGAGGCAATGGAGGACTTCACCGGCGGACTTACGGAAGCCTACGATATGAAGGAGGTGCCGAAGAACCTATTCGAGATGATTGGGAAGGGCTGCCAAAGTTACGCCATGTTTTCGTGCAGTATTCCAGCACCACCCCGCGAGATGGAGATTACGACGGCTCAGGGACTGGTCAAGGGTCACGCGTACTCGATCACGAAAGCGCAAGCGGTGGACATCGAGACACCACGGGTGAAGGGAAAGATCCAGCTGCTCCGCCTGCGCAATCCGTGGGGAAACCATAACGAATGGAACGGTGCCTGGTCGGACAAAAGTGCCGAGTGGCGTTATATTTCGGAAGAGTCCAAAACCGCGCTGGGCCTTACTTTTGAGGTAGACGGCGAGTTCTGGATGTCGTATCCTGACTTCCTCAAGTACTTCGAGCGCGTGGAGATGTGTCACCTTAGCCCAGATTGTCCAATCGCGCAGCAGCAAGGACGGTTCGCCTGGAAGCAGTCGTCCTTCGAAGGCGAATGGGTACGGGGAAGTACGGCCGGGGGTTGTCGCAACTTTCCGGACACTTTCTGGCACAACCCACAGTACATTGTCAACCTCGAGGATCCGGACGAGGACGATGACGAGCAACAGTGTACGATGATCGTGTCACTGATCCAGAAGAACCGTCGTTCGAAACGCAATAAAGGAATCGAGTGCCTAACCATCGGTTTCGCTGTTTATCGCGTGGAACTGACCGATCTAAAGCAGAAGCCACTGccaaaatcatttttcataaatcaattATCGGCCGCGAAATCTACGTTCATTAATATGCGTGAGGTAACGTGCCGCTTCAGATTTAACCCGGGCATGTACGTCATCGTGCCGTCAACCTACGACCCGAACGAGGAGGGCGAGTTTATGATCCGAGTGTTTTCCGAGACAGCCAGCAACATGAAGGAAAATGACAGCACTATCGGTGTTGGT GATCTCGAATCTTCGGTAACGGATGCGCAAAGGATGACAATGGAGCGTCTGTTCGTAGAGGTGGCAGGAGAGGATGGCGAGGTGGATTGGATGGAACTGAAACTGGTGCTCGATCGCTGTTTCCGGGAGGAC CTGACGAACTCTGGCTTTTCGAAGGACGCCTGTCGATCGATGGTAGCAATGTTGGACGATGACGGATCGGGCAAACTGGGCCTAATCGAGTTTCAGAAGCTACTGACAGACATTGCCCGCTGGAAGGCCGTCTTTAAGCAGTATGACACCAATCAGAGTGGACATCTCAACCCGTTTGAGCTTCGGTCAGCCTTGCAGTCGGCAGGATATACGCTGAACAATCATATTGTGAATATGCTGATGCATCGGTACGGGTCGAAGGAGGCTGAAATCTGGTTCGATGATTTTATTACTTGTGCTGTTAAGATCCGCACCATGTTCG ATATTTTCCGAGCACGAGATGTCTTTAAACGCAATGAAGCGAAGTTTACACTAGAGGAATGGATAGTGAAAACCATCTACTCGTGA
- the LOC131270517 gene encoding calpain-B-like: MAPNDPFKSSDESKQKGHVFDRVSTGSRFMPVTFRNDEAIYEASNQYQNFYHLRQECLAQKTLFKDPDFPATERSLAMPNIANVRWRRPHDITPKARFFVDGASRFDICQGALNDCWLLTAAANLTAHPWLFKRVIPEDNGFEGDQYAGIFHFRFWQFGQWVEVVIDDRLPTDADGKLIFGRSASRNEFWSALLEKAYAKFYGSFGALDGGTAREAMQDLTGGLTEFFNPKKIIGKEEQLWDILCGGFELGSLFACNLKSDPSGETIPTGEGLLRGHAYSISKVHTIEGLHSEGTSSVRLLRVRNPWGMGGEWNGRWSDKSREWNAIDARERKRMGLTIENDGEFWIELNDFIKYFDRLEVCHLSPELHSIEEGESDEVPSQSIFRWQVSSLDGQWICDTTAGGNVTFLETFSLNPQYTVNVQQSTSSSSVVIALSQKFRRIDALPSLTIGFIVYRVTREDLRQKPVPMEFFKNSDHAIVGRSIYINAREVSCRLNLDPGLYLVIPSTFEPREEGEFLLRIFTTQGNTLHENDAILCFGTIDDRVPEQNQLFDSPRWPLLADAFYNLTDSKQRIDQHRLQEILWKHFFYRTTCGSTNKKDLNATHSKRAASSPWRKIFSYLQQICSCFWLHSIHRRREAQSIGNLLEQDDNSRRVELEQITKLLISRTGDEKVLGYDQFRTIVRDVYQWECVFRLYDTDGSGELDRKELRSALRSSGFNINNRILCKVLRQVEKLDRAQIELIDFVLCAAECRHAIDVVHQKP, from the exons ATGGCTCCCAACGATCCATTTAAAAGTAGTGACGAATCTAAGCAGAAGGGCCATGTGTTCGACAGGGTATCGACGGGGTCACGGTTTATGCCTGTTACATTCAGAAACGACGAG GCCATATACGAAGCATCGAATCAGTACCAAAACTTCTATCATTTAAGGCAAGAATGTCTTGCTCAAAAAACCCTTTTCAAAGACCCGGACTTTCCCGCGACCGAACGTTCCCTTGCGATGCCGAACATCGCCAACGTCCGTTGGCGGAGGCCGCACGATATCACCCCCAAGGCGCGATTCTTCGTAGATGGTGCGTCACGGTTCGACATCTGCCAGGGTGCGTTGAACGATTGTTGGTTGTTAACGGCTGCCGCCAACCTAACTGCTCACCCGTGGCTGTTCAAGCGGGTCATTCCGGAAGATAATGGATTCGAGGGTGACCAGTACGCGGGAATATTTCATTTCCGCTTCTGGCAGTTCGGCCAGtgggttgaggtggtgatcgATGACAGACTGCCGACGGATGCCGATGGGAAGCTGATTTTCGGACGATCTGCCAGTCGGAACGAGTTCTGGAGCGCTTTACTGGAGAAAGCGTACGCGAAGTTTTACGGATCCTTTGGGGCGCTCGATGGCGGAACAGCGCGGGAGGCGATGCAGGATCTTACGGGAGGTCTGACTGAGTTTTTCAATCCTAAAAAGATTATTGGAAAGGAGGAGCAGCTGTGGGATATTCTATGTGGCGGTTTTGAGCTGGGATCTCTGTTTGCTTGCAATTTAAAG AGTGATCCATCGGGGGAAACTATCCCTACTGGCGAAGGACTCCTGCGAGGCCACGCGTACTCCATTTCCAAAGTTCACACGATCGAGGGCCTGCACAGTGAGGGTACATCTTCGGTAAGACTGCTACGGGTGCGCAATCCGTGGGGTATGGGAGGAGAATGGAATGGCCGCTGGAGCGACAAATCTCGCGAGTGGAATGCAATCGATGCTCGAGAACGCAAACGAATGGGTTTGACGATCGAGAACGATGGCGAGTTTTGGATCGAGCTGAATGATTTCATCAAATACTTTGACCGATTGGAGGTCTGCCATCTCTCGCCGGAACTGCACAGTATCGAGGAGGGCGAGTCAGATGAAGTACCATCGCAAAGTATCTTTCGCTGGCAGGTGAGCTCCCTCGATGGCCAATGGATATGTGACACAACCGCCGGTGGTAACGTGACCTTCCTGGAAACGTTTTCACTGAATCCGCAGTACACGGTCAACGTTCAGCAAAGCACTTCCAGTTCGTCCGTGGTTATTGCGTTAAGCCAAAAGTTTCGCCGGATCGATGCACTCCCCAGTCTCACGATTGGTTTCATCGTGTATCGCGTGACGAGAGAGGATCTCCGTCAGAAACCGGTACCGATGGAGTTCTTCAAGAACAGTGACCACGCCATCGTTGGTAGATCCATCTACATTAACGCGCGTGAGGTGAGCTGTCGGTTAAACCTGGATCCTGGACTGTACCTTGTCATTCCATCGACGTTCGAGCCAAGGGAGGAAGGCGAGTTCTTGCTGCGCATCTTCACCACGCAGGGAAACACACTACATGAAAACGATGCCATTCTATGCTTTGGCACGATCGACGATCGTGTCCCCGAGCAGAATCAACTGTTCGACTCACCGAGGTGGCCATTGCTGGCGGATGCATTCTACAATCTGACCGACTCGAAACAACGAATCGATCAGCATAGGCTACAAGAGATCCTGTGGAAACACTTCTTCTATCGGACCACTTGTGGCTCAACAAATAAGAAGGACTTGAATGCTACACACTCCAAACGTGCTGCTTCCTCCCCTTGGAGAAAGATCTTTTCCTACCTGCAACAAATATGCTCCTGCTTCTGGCTACATTCGATACATCGCAGACGTGAGGCACAATCTATCGGCAATTTACTTGAACAAGATGACAATTCACGCCGAGTAGAGCTAGAGCAAATCACCAAATTGCTGATATCTCGTACAGGCGACGAAAAGGTCCTCGGATACGATCAATTTCGTACGATCGTGCGCGATGTGTACCAGTGGGAATGCGTCTTCAGGCTGTACGATACGGATGGCAGTGGTGAACTAGATCGCAAGGAACTGCGAAGTGCATTGCGGTCTTCAGGTTTCAACATAAACAACCGAATACTGTGCAAAGTGTTGCGACAGGTCGAAAAGCTTGACCGAGCCCAGATCGAATTAATCGATTTCGTCCTGTGCGCTGCAGAATGTCGACATGCGATCG ATGTCGTTCATCAAAAACCTTGA